CGTGGCGACGTTCTACAGCCAGATCTTCCGCCAGCCGGTCGGCCGCCACATCATTCGCGTGTGCGACAGCATGGTCTGCTACATCGGCGGCCACGAGTCCGTGGTCAGCGAAATCCAGGCCAAGCTGGGCATCGGCCTGGGCCAGACCACCGCCGACGGCCGCTTCACGCTGCTGCCGGTGTGCTGCCTGGGCAACTGCGACAAGGCGCCGGCGTTGATGATCGACGACGACACATTCGGTGACGTGCAGCCTGCTGGCGTGACCCAATTGCTCGAGGGCTACCCATGACCCTGACCTCCTTCGGCCCGGCCAACCTGATCAAGCGTTCGGCCGAGACCCACCCGCTGACCTGGCGCCTGCGTGACGACGGCGAGCCTGTGTGGCTCGACGAGTACCAGGCCAAGAACGGCTACGCCGCCGCGCGCAAGGCCTTCGCCGAAATGGCCCAGGACGACATCGTCCAGACCGTGAAAGACGCGGGCCTCAAAGGCCGCGGTGGCGCCGGCTTCCCCACGGGGGTGAAGTGGGGCCTGATGCCCAAAGACGAATCCATCAACATCCGCTACCTGCTGTGCAACGCGGATGAAATGGAGCCCAACACCTGGAAAGACCGCATGCTGATGGAGCAACTGCCCCATCTGCTGATCGAGGGCATGCTGATCAGCGCCCGCGCGCTGAAAACCTACCGTGGCTACATCTTCCTGCGCGGTGAATACACCACCGCCGCCAAGCACCTCAACCGTGCCGTGGCTGAAGCCAAGGCGGCGGGCTTGTTGGGCAAGAACATCCTCGGTTCGGGTTTCGACTTCGAGCTGTTCGTGCACACCGGCGCCGGGCGTTACATCTGCGGTGAAGAAACCGCACTGATCAACTCCCTCGAAGGCCGCCGCGCCAACCCGCGTTCCAAGCCGCCCTTCCCTGCCGCCGTTGGCGTGTGGGGCAAGCCGACGTGTGTGAACAACGTCGAGACCCTGTGCAACGTGCCCGCGATCATCGCCGACGGCGTGGACTGGTACAAATCCCTGGCCCGCGAAGGCAGTGAAGACATGGGCACCAAGCTCATGGGTTTCTCCGGCAAGGTCAAGAACCCTGGCCTGTGGGAGCTGCCGTTCGGCGTGACCGCGCGCGAGCTGTTCGAGGACTACGCCGGCGGCATGCGCGACGGCTACACCCTCAAGGCCTGGCAGCCAGGCGGCGCCGGCACCGGCTTCCTGCTGCCCGAGCACCTGGACGCGCAGATGTATGCCGGCGGCATCGGCAAGGTGGGCACCCGGATGGGTACCGGCCTGGCGATGGCGGTGGACAACACGGTGAACATGGTCTCGCTGCTGCGCAACATGGAGCAGTTCTTTGCGCGTGAATCCTGCGGCTTCTGCACCCCTTGCCGTGACGGCCTGCCGTGGAGCGTCAAGCTGCTGATGGCCCTGGAAAATGGCGAAGGCCGCGAGGGTGACATCGAAACCCTGCTGGGCCTGGTCGGTTTCCTCGGCCCAGGCAAGACCTTCTGTGCCCATGCACCGGGCGCCGTGGAACCACTGGGCAGCGCAATCAAATACTTCCGCCCTGAATTCGAGGCCGGCATCGCGCCAAACCGCGCGGGCGAACTCACTCAGGTGGTATCACCGACCATGGTCGGTGCGTAGCGCTTAAAGAAGCGAAGGGTTCATGCCTTTCGCTTTTCTCATGTGCGGACGCCTTGATGGCTGTGTAGATGCACATGAATAACAAGATTCCATTAGCCACGCCCGCTGACAACGGGCCAACGAAGAACTTTGAACCATGGCCACTATCCACGTAGACGGCAAAGCGCTCGAAGTCGATGGGGCGGACAACCTGTTACAGGCATGTCTGTCACTCGGCCTCGACATCCCGTATTTCTGCTGGCACCCCGCGCTCGGTAGCGTCGGTGCCTGTCGCCAGTGTGCGGTCAAGCAGTACACCGACGAGAACGACACCCGCGGTCGTATCGTCATGTCCTGCATGACCCCAGCCACCGACAACACCTGGATCTCCATCGACGATGATGAATCCAAGGCGTTCCGCGCCAGTGTCGTCGAATGGCTGATGACCAACCACCCTCACGACTGCCCGGTCTGTGAGGAAGGCGGTCACTGCCACCTGCAAGACATGACGGTGATGACCGGCCACAACGAGCGCCGCTATCGCTTCACCAAGCGCACCCACCAGAACCAGGACCTCGGCCCGTTCATTTCCCACGAGATGAACCGCTGCATCGCCTGTTACCGTTGCGTGCGTTTCTATAAGGACTACGCCGGCGGCACCGACCTGGGCGTGTTCGGCGCCCACGACAACGTGTACTTCGGTCGCGTTGAAGACGGCGTGCTCGAAAGCGAATTCTCCGGCAACCTCACCGAGGTCTGCCCGACCGGTGTGTTCACCGACAAGACCCACTCCGAGCGCTACAACCGTAAATGGGACATGCAGTTCGCCCCGAGCATCTGCCATGGCTGCTCCAGCGGTTGCAACATCTCGCCGGGCGAGCGCTACGGTGAGCTGCGCCGTATCGAAAACCGCTTCAACGGTTCGGTCAACCAGTACTTCCTGTGCGACCGTGGCCGTTTCGGCTATGGCTACGTCAACCGCGAAGACCGTCCACGCCAGCCGCTGCTGGCCGATGGCGCCAAGCTGAGCCTGGACGCCGCGCTGGACAAGGCCGCCGACCTGCTGCGTGGGCGTAACATCGTCGGTATCGGCTCGCCGCGCGCCAGCCTCGAAAGCAACTTCGCGCTGCGTGAACTGGTCGGCGCCGAGCACTTCTACTGCGGTATCGAAGCCGGCGAACTGGAGCGTATCCGCCTGGTCCTGCAAGTGCTGAACGACAGCCCGCTGCCTGTGCCGAACATGCGCGACATCGAAGACCACGATGCGATCTTCGTGCTCGGTGAAGACCTGACCCAGACCGCCGCGCGTATCGCGCTGTCGCTGCGTCAGTCGGTCAAAGGCAAGGCCGAGGAAATGGCCGATGCCATGCGCGTCCAGCCCTGGCTCGACGCCGCGGTGAAAAACATCGGCCAGCACGCGCTGAACCCGCTGTTTATCGCCTCCCTGGCTGAAACCAAGCTCGACGACATCGCCGAAGAATGCGTCCACGCCGCACCGGACGACCTAGCGCGCATCGGCTTCGCCGTGGCCCACGCCCTCGACGCCAGCGCGCCAGCCGTTGACGGCCTAGACACTGAAGCCCTGGCACTGGCCCAGCGCATCGCCGACGCCCTGCTGGCCGCCAAGCGCCCGCTGATCATTGCCGGTACGTCGCTGGGTTCCAAGGCGCTGATCGAAGCCGCCGCCAACATCGCCAAGGCCCTGAAGCTGCGCGACAAGAACGGCTCCATCAGCCTGGTTGTACCGGAAGCCAACAGCCTTGGCCTGGCCATGCTCGGTGGCGAGTCCGTGGACGCGGCCCTGCAAGCGGTGACCGACGGCCGTGCCGACGCGATCGTGGTGCTGGAAAACGACCTGTACACCCGCACCGCTGCGGCCAAGGTTGACGCTGCACTCAACGCCGCCAAGGTGCTGATCGTGGCCGACCACCAGAAGACCGCCACCAGCGAGCGTGCCGACCTGGTACTGCCGGCCGCTACCTTCGCCGAAGGCGACGGTACCCTGGTCAGCCAGGAAGGCCGCGCCCAGCGCTTCTTCCAGGTGTTCGATCCGAAGTACATGGACGCCAGCATCCTGGTTCACGAAGGCTGGCGCTGGCTGCATGCCCTGCGCGCGACCCTGCTGAACCAGCCGATCGACTGGACCCAGCTGGACCACGTCACCGCCGCGACCGCCGCCAGCGCACCGCAGCTGGCGCGCATCGTCGACGCCGCACCGTCCGCCGCGTTCCGCATCAAGGGCCTGAAACTGGCCCGTGAGCCGCTGCGTTACTCCGGTCGTACCGCCATGCGCGCCAACATCAGCGTGCATGAACCGCGTACCCCGCAAGACGCCGACACCGCATTCGCCTTCTCCATGGAAGGTTACTCGGGTTCGGTCGAGCCACGTCAGCAGGTGCCATTTGCCTGGTCGCCGGGCTGGAACTCACCGCAGGCCTGGAACAAGTTCCAGGACGAAGTCGGTGGTCACATCCGTGCTGGCGACCCGGGCACCCGCCTGATCGAAAGCACCGGTGACTCGCTGAACTGGTTCGCCGCCGTACCGCGTCCATTCAACCCGGCGCCGGGTACCTGGCAGGTCGTGCCGTTCTTCCACCTGTTCGGCAGCGAAGAGACCTCTTCCAAGGCCGCGCCGGTTCAGGAACGCATTCCAGCCGCCTACGTGGCCCTGGCCAAGTCCGAAGCCGACCGCCTGGGCGTCAACGACGGTGCCCTGCTCAGCCTGAACGTGGCCGGCCAGACCTTGCGTCTGCCGCTGCGCATCAACGAAGAGCTGGGTGCCGGCCTGGTTGCACTGCCTAAAGGCATCGCCGGTATTCCTCCAGCGATCTTTGGCCAAACCGTTGACGGTCTGCAGGAGGCAGCGCAATGACCTGGTTCACCCCTGAAGTGATCGACGTGATCATCTCGGTCGTCAAGGCCATCGTGATCCTGTTGGCCGTGGTCGTCGCGGGCGCTTTGCTCAGCTTCGTCGAACGTCGCCTGCTGGGCTGGTGGCAGGACCGTTACGGTCCGAACCGCGTTGGCCCGTTCGGCATGTTCCAGATCGCCGCCGACATGCTCAAGATGTTCTTCAAGGAAGACTGGACCCCGCCGTTTGCCGACAAGGTGATCTTCACCCTGGCACCGGTGGTGGCCATGAGCGCCTTGCTGATTGCCTTCGCGATCATCCCGATCACCCCGACCTGGGGCGTGGCGGACCTGAACATCGGCCTGCTGTTCTTCTTCGCCATGGCGGGCCTGTCGGTGTACGCGGTGCTGTTCGCCGGTTGGTCGAGCAACAACAAGTTCGCCCTGCTGGGCAGCTTGCGGGCCTCGGCGCAAACCGTATCCTATGAAGTGTTCATGGGGTTGGCACTGATGGGCATCGTGGTGCAGGTTGGCTCGTTCAACATGCGCGATATCGTCGAGTACCAGGCACAGAACCTGTGGTTCATCATTCCGCAGTTCTTTGGCTTCTGCACCTTCTTCATCGCTGGCGTAGCCGTGACTCACCGTCACCCCTTCGACCAGCCGGAAGCGGAGCAGGAACTGGCCGACGGCTACCACATTGAATATGCCGGCATGAAGTGGGGCATGTTCTTCGTCGGTGAGTACATCGGCATCATCTTGATCTCGGCCCTGCTGGTGACGCTGTTCTTTGGCGGCTGGCACGGTCCGTTTGGCATCCTGCC
Above is a genomic segment from Pseudomonas sp. R5-89-07 containing:
- the nuoG gene encoding NADH-quinone oxidoreductase subunit NuoG, which produces MATIHVDGKALEVDGADNLLQACLSLGLDIPYFCWHPALGSVGACRQCAVKQYTDENDTRGRIVMSCMTPATDNTWISIDDDESKAFRASVVEWLMTNHPHDCPVCEEGGHCHLQDMTVMTGHNERRYRFTKRTHQNQDLGPFISHEMNRCIACYRCVRFYKDYAGGTDLGVFGAHDNVYFGRVEDGVLESEFSGNLTEVCPTGVFTDKTHSERYNRKWDMQFAPSICHGCSSGCNISPGERYGELRRIENRFNGSVNQYFLCDRGRFGYGYVNREDRPRQPLLADGAKLSLDAALDKAADLLRGRNIVGIGSPRASLESNFALRELVGAEHFYCGIEAGELERIRLVLQVLNDSPLPVPNMRDIEDHDAIFVLGEDLTQTAARIALSLRQSVKGKAEEMADAMRVQPWLDAAVKNIGQHALNPLFIASLAETKLDDIAEECVHAAPDDLARIGFAVAHALDASAPAVDGLDTEALALAQRIADALLAAKRPLIIAGTSLGSKALIEAAANIAKALKLRDKNGSISLVVPEANSLGLAMLGGESVDAALQAVTDGRADAIVVLENDLYTRTAAAKVDAALNAAKVLIVADHQKTATSERADLVLPAATFAEGDGTLVSQEGRAQRFFQVFDPKYMDASILVHEGWRWLHALRATLLNQPIDWTQLDHVTAATAASAPQLARIVDAAPSAAFRIKGLKLAREPLRYSGRTAMRANISVHEPRTPQDADTAFAFSMEGYSGSVEPRQQVPFAWSPGWNSPQAWNKFQDEVGGHIRAGDPGTRLIESTGDSLNWFAAVPRPFNPAPGTWQVVPFFHLFGSEETSSKAAPVQERIPAAYVALAKSEADRLGVNDGALLSLNVAGQTLRLPLRINEELGAGLVALPKGIAGIPPAIFGQTVDGLQEAAQ
- the nuoF gene encoding NADH-quinone oxidoreductase subunit NuoF; the encoded protein is MTLTSFGPANLIKRSAETHPLTWRLRDDGEPVWLDEYQAKNGYAAARKAFAEMAQDDIVQTVKDAGLKGRGGAGFPTGVKWGLMPKDESINIRYLLCNADEMEPNTWKDRMLMEQLPHLLIEGMLISARALKTYRGYIFLRGEYTTAAKHLNRAVAEAKAAGLLGKNILGSGFDFELFVHTGAGRYICGEETALINSLEGRRANPRSKPPFPAAVGVWGKPTCVNNVETLCNVPAIIADGVDWYKSLAREGSEDMGTKLMGFSGKVKNPGLWELPFGVTARELFEDYAGGMRDGYTLKAWQPGGAGTGFLLPEHLDAQMYAGGIGKVGTRMGTGLAMAVDNTVNMVSLLRNMEQFFARESCGFCTPCRDGLPWSVKLLMALENGEGREGDIETLLGLVGFLGPGKTFCAHAPGAVEPLGSAIKYFRPEFEAGIAPNRAGELTQVVSPTMVGA
- the nuoH gene encoding NADH-quinone oxidoreductase subunit NuoH produces the protein MTWFTPEVIDVIISVVKAIVILLAVVVAGALLSFVERRLLGWWQDRYGPNRVGPFGMFQIAADMLKMFFKEDWTPPFADKVIFTLAPVVAMSALLIAFAIIPITPTWGVADLNIGLLFFFAMAGLSVYAVLFAGWSSNNKFALLGSLRASAQTVSYEVFMGLALMGIVVQVGSFNMRDIVEYQAQNLWFIIPQFFGFCTFFIAGVAVTHRHPFDQPEAEQELADGYHIEYAGMKWGMFFVGEYIGIILISALLVTLFFGGWHGPFGILPQLAFFWFFLKTAFFIMLFILLRASIPRPRYDQVMDFSWRFCLPLTLINLLVTAAVVLLNTPAAAVQ
- the nuoE gene encoding NADH-quinone oxidoreductase subunit NuoE, with amino-acid sequence MNSTLIQTDRFTLSETERSAIEHELHHYEDPRAASIEALKIVQKERGWVPDGALYAIGEILGIPASDVEGVATFYSQIFRQPVGRHIIRVCDSMVCYIGGHESVVSEIQAKLGIGLGQTTADGRFTLLPVCCLGNCDKAPALMIDDDTFGDVQPAGVTQLLEGYP